Proteins encoded in a region of the Prunus persica cultivar Lovell chromosome G4, Prunus_persica_NCBIv2, whole genome shotgun sequence genome:
- the LOC18781193 gene encoding xyloglucan endotransglucosylase/hydrolase 2 yields MYCIYNLHKQKHIYIRFIYQILFLGQHWPRYIARKRHSSTHFFIYLSCSLHSDTQKKTHTHLSNMAPNLILISLFLCSFMAASSAGNFYQDFDLIWGDHRAKILSGGSLLTLSLDQASGSGFQSKRQYLFGRIDMQLKLVAGNSAGTVTAYYLSSEGPNRDEIDFEFLGNLSGDPYIVHTNVYTQGKADREQQFYLWFDPTKDFHTYSFLWNPQRIIFLVDNIPIRVFDNGESYGVPFPKRQPMKLYSSLWNADQWATKGGLVKTDWSKAPFTAFYRNFKANACVWSKGSSSCANNKNNAWQTQGLDANSRRRLRWVQKYFMIYNYCSDLKRFPQGRPRECRRSRF; encoded by the exons ATGTACTGTATATATAATCTACACAAACAGAAACATATATACATCAGATTCATCTATCAAATATTATTCCTCGGGCAACATTGGCCCAGATATATAGCCAGAAAAAGACATTCATCCACACACTTCTTTATATATCTAAGCTGCTCTCTCCACTCAGATactcaaaaaaaaacacacacacacttatCAAACATGGCTCCAAACTTGATCttgatctctctctttctctgttcttttATGGCCGCCTCTTCAGCTGGCAACTTCTACCAAGATTTTGACCTAATATGGGGTGACCATCGTGCAAAAATACTCAGTGGAGGTAGCCTTCTGACGCTTTCACTGGACCAGGCCTCTGGTTCTGGCTTCCAATCCAAGAGACAATACCTCTTTGGCAGAATCGACATGCAGCTCAAGCTTGTTGCTGGAAACTCTGCAGGAACCGTCACCGCTTACTAT TTGTCTTCAGAAGGGCCAAACCGCGATGAGATTGATTTTGAGTTCTTGGGGAACTTGAGTGGAGACCCTTATATTGTGCACACCAATGTGTACACTCAAGGGAAAGCGGACAGAGAGCAACAATTCTACCTCTGGTTCGACCCAACAAAAGATTTTCACACCTACTCTTTTCTTTGGAACCCTCAGCGTATAAT ATTCTTAGTGGACAATATCCCCATAAGAGTGTTCGACAATGGAGAATCGTATGGGGTTCCATTTCCCAAGAGACAACCCATGAAGCTATACTCAAGCCTGTGGAACGCAGACCAATGGGCTACAAAAGGTGGCCTAGTGAAAACAGACTGGTCCAAAGCTCCTTTCACAGCCTTCTACAGAAACTTCAAAGCTAATGCTTGTGTTTGGTCAAAGGGTTCATCTTCATGtgcaaataataaaaataatgcttGGCAGACTCAAGGGCTGGATGCAAATAGTCGTAGAAGACTGAGGTGGGTTCAAAAGTACTTCATGATTTACAACTATTGCTCTGATCTGAAGCGATTTCCTCAGGGTCGTCCAAGGGAGTGCAGGCGTTCTAGGTTCTAA